Proteins from one Bacillus thuringiensis genomic window:
- a CDS encoding McrC family protein has protein sequence MNKTIIVREAYDWITENEVTVEQFDELIRYIEEKYPNEQVIDQKYKRLRFINYVGVIQCSDVRYEIIPKIKLTSNDDRKALLGMLSITGFLPVSFYEEVLNGEDRGELLTAFLATFLTRLLNELRKGTFKTYERHEENLNTLRGKLELSKHIYKNVFQKTKAYCAFDEYTENNSLNQLFKCALLIVKKYTKIHTLKLYLERCLGYLEPVDVVYFTEKELKNITFNRQNERFRQAALFAKIIVERATIYSKGQGASSFSFLFQMNILFEKYIEVALQEAIGNNKIISQHAEKRLLRNKKSGRQNILLKPDFVIDNRIIIDTKWKSATSNGRSIYVQSDIYQMYAYVTADKEVERCILLYPKQEVEAVHPVWEVIDTEKTIEMCTIRIDEFSETVRELEGILKKQVK, from the coding sequence ATGAATAAGACAATTATAGTACGTGAGGCGTATGACTGGATTACAGAAAACGAAGTTACAGTAGAACAATTTGATGAGCTTATACGATATATTGAAGAAAAATATCCAAATGAACAGGTGATTGATCAAAAGTATAAACGACTTCGCTTTATTAATTATGTTGGTGTGATCCAATGTTCTGATGTGAGGTACGAAATTATTCCCAAAATAAAACTCACATCTAATGACGATCGAAAGGCATTGCTAGGAATGCTTTCAATTACAGGCTTTTTGCCGGTTTCATTTTATGAGGAAGTACTAAATGGTGAAGATAGAGGGGAACTGCTCACGGCATTTCTTGCTACATTTCTTACTCGTTTGCTAAATGAACTCAGAAAAGGGACTTTTAAAACATACGAACGTCATGAAGAAAATTTAAATACACTGCGTGGCAAACTCGAGCTTAGTAAACACATTTATAAGAATGTATTTCAAAAAACAAAAGCATATTGTGCATTTGATGAATATACGGAAAATAACTCTTTAAACCAGCTATTTAAATGTGCATTGCTCATTGTAAAAAAGTATACAAAAATACATACTTTAAAACTTTATCTTGAGCGCTGTTTAGGCTACTTAGAACCTGTGGATGTAGTGTATTTCACAGAGAAGGAATTAAAGAATATTACATTTAATCGACAGAATGAACGTTTTCGTCAAGCTGCTTTATTTGCTAAGATAATTGTTGAGCGGGCAACGATTTATAGTAAAGGGCAAGGAGCATCATCGTTCTCTTTCTTATTTCAAATGAATATATTGTTTGAAAAATATATTGAAGTGGCGCTACAAGAGGCTATTGGTAATAATAAAATAATCAGTCAACATGCAGAGAAGAGGTTATTACGTAATAAGAAGAGTGGACGCCAGAATATTTTATTAAAACCAGATTTTGTGATTGATAATAGGATAATCATAGATACAAAGTGGAAAAGTGCAACAAGTAATGGAAGAAGTATTTATGTACAGAGCGACATTTATCAAATGTATGCGTATGTAACTGCTGATAAGGAAGTAGAAAGGTGTATATTGTTGTACCCGAAACAGGAGGTAGAAGCTGTTCATCCTGTGTGGGAAGTTATCGATACTGAAAAAACTATCGAAATGTGCACGATAAGAATTGATGAATTTTCCGAGACTGTGCGAGAATTAGAGGGAATTCTAAAAAAACAAGTTAAATAA
- the ltrA gene encoding group II intron reverse transcriptase/maturase → MNENFKKIPRMKNTRLRHAEYYGMTEIFDELYAKSKDKQKFKNLMSIITSDDNILLAYRNIKRNNGSATPGVDEVTIKDVEELGTHEFIGIVKKRFKQYNPRKVKRVEIPKPNGKTRPLGIPSMWDRIAQQCILQVLEPICEANFYKYSYGFRPTKSAENAISACNGRINNNKMQYVVDIDIKGFFDEVKHSKLMRQIWTMGIRDKQLLVIIRKMLKAPIVLPNGEIVHPTKGTPQGGILSPLLANITLNEFDWWIANQWESKKCRTLKDYLNKKTGWYSRQYRYQQLRKTSTLKEMYIVRYADDFKIFTTTRLDAEKIFMASKMWLEERLNLTISEEKSQITNLKKKSSEFLGFELKMERKGYDRFGRRKYVCQSHIAEKARKRIKKQLKDQIKLMQRVPNGNELIKNVGIYNSMVIGIHNYYQIATQVVNSLMPIQYQLTQIERQRLKQFSLRKTTNYPIKDKGIKPYLKSKMTRYINGYPLIPIGFIKTKTALMPKNSVNKFTKEGRELIHREQKSVPNWQVQWIREHPIINERETIEFNDNRISLFIAQNGKCAVTGEELILTEMDCHHKTLWSKTKDDSYSNLVLITRDVHRLIHATDVETIQRYLEFLELNEEQIIKLNKLRLLIGNEIIK, encoded by the coding sequence TTGAACGAAAACTTTAAGAAGATCCCTAGAATGAAAAATACAAGGTTACGCCATGCTGAGTATTATGGCATGACTGAAATCTTTGATGAACTTTATGCAAAAAGTAAGGATAAACAAAAATTTAAAAACCTCATGTCAATCATTACTTCAGACGACAACATTCTACTCGCCTATCGAAATATTAAACGGAATAACGGAAGTGCCACGCCTGGAGTCGATGAAGTTACGATAAAGGACGTTGAAGAGCTTGGAACCCATGAGTTTATTGGAATTGTGAAGAAAAGATTTAAACAGTATAATCCTCGAAAAGTAAAACGTGTGGAAATTCCAAAACCTAATGGAAAAACTAGACCATTAGGTATTCCATCTATGTGGGATAGAATTGCACAACAATGTATTCTACAAGTACTGGAACCTATATGTGAAGCTAATTTTTATAAATATAGTTATGGGTTTAGACCGACAAAATCAGCTGAAAATGCAATATCTGCATGTAATGGACGAATAAACAATAATAAAATGCAATATGTAGTGGACATAGACATTAAAGGTTTCTTTGATGAAGTAAAACATTCAAAGCTTATGCGACAAATTTGGACAATGGGTATTCGTGATAAACAATTACTTGTGATTATACGTAAAATGTTAAAAGCGCCTATTGTTTTACCAAATGGAGAAATCGTACATCCAACAAAAGGGACACCGCAAGGTGGAATACTTTCCCCTCTATTGGCGAATATCACTTTAAATGAATTTGATTGGTGGATTGCAAACCAATGGGAAAGTAAAAAGTGCCGAACGCTTAAGGACTATCTTAATAAGAAAACAGGATGGTATAGTCGCCAATATCGCTATCAACAACTTAGAAAAACATCTACATTAAAAGAAATGTACATTGTCCGCTACGCAGATGATTTTAAAATTTTTACTACAACGCGATTAGATGCTGAAAAGATTTTCATGGCAAGCAAAATGTGGCTAGAGGAACGGTTAAACCTTACTATTTCTGAGGAGAAATCTCAAATTACAAATCTGAAAAAGAAAAGTAGCGAGTTTCTCGGCTTTGAACTGAAAATGGAACGAAAAGGATATGATCGTTTTGGCCGCAGAAAATACGTTTGTCAATCACATATAGCAGAAAAAGCACGAAAGAGGATTAAGAAACAACTCAAAGACCAGATCAAACTCATGCAAAGAGTTCCCAATGGAAACGAATTAATCAAGAACGTTGGAATTTATAATAGTATGGTTATTGGCATTCACAATTATTATCAAATTGCGACGCAAGTAGTCAATAGTTTGATGCCAATACAATACCAATTAACACAAATAGAACGTCAACGATTAAAGCAATTTTCATTGCGAAAAACAACCAATTATCCAATCAAAGATAAAGGCATTAAACCTTATTTAAAATCAAAGATGACAAGATATATTAATGGATATCCCCTCATTCCTATTGGGTTCATTAAAACAAAAACAGCATTAATGCCCAAAAATAGTGTTAATAAATTTACCAAAGAAGGACGAGAACTAATACATCGGGAACAAAAGTCGGTTCCGAACTGGCAAGTTCAATGGATTAGGGAACACCCTATCATTAATGAACGGGAAACGATAGAATTCAATGACAATCGAATATCGCTGTTTATAGCCCAAAATGGAAAATGCGCAGTAACTGGGGAAGAATTGATTCTAACGGAAATGGATTGCCATCATAAAACATTATGGAGTAAAACGAAGGATGATAGTTATTCCAACTTAGTGCTAATTACTAGAGATGTTCACCGGCTAATCCATGCCACAGATGTAGAAACTATCCAAAGGTATCTTGAATTTCTTGAATTAAATGAGGAACAAATTATAAAGCTGAATAAACTAAGATTGTTAATTGGAAATGAAATAATCAAGTAA